The following proteins are encoded in a genomic region of Ostrea edulis chromosome 7, xbOstEdul1.1, whole genome shotgun sequence:
- the LOC125672663 gene encoding rh5-interacting protein-like, with protein MEKTRGIHCIDTILVVAALTQSIFTSSDLYSLYFHEEFMLKDVILFVNSNRSCGFVLHDLPSLILQDNSIDSKETCVLFAIFEHMSFNETVLINHVTFITEGVKYNVDVKRNACYGNYVLERVKLFLSCHLKTASNGKTCVDGRDCNSENELCNRLFEDENKTGLCMARHDLFGSCDTDMQCKPTTKCKHIGGRGVCYCPEGSEIINGTCLKVGMSLNESCSNDRQCTGTANAGRCQQNKQSPGGVCSCDPGFLQEDWNCLRGNQRLFQSCESHRQCTGTYGARECKVIAGIQMCHCPDNHIVVRDFCLKVGLTIGELCITDRDCTSTQNGGRCVYNNATRTQTCNCNEGYLRNGSFCLAVNKTLFETCEIDKQCNGTLGLEICRTIGDRKICACGPEYIEDKTSLTCQKVGKRIFESCMVDDQCTGTIDADVCGYQESTSIRICVCSDGYEWVNESCVPTGRELLESCVFDVQCNGTNGATICKSFGNRSLCFCDEGMLEFDGRCIGAGRSLGDPCEMDRQCIGTLHAGVCGEKSWCSCDQGFIEDHSECVKDGRAWEIMYQCLLVGAGGGFFGISYVIVMLLGRLRRYLLSKAGRQTIQTVQNATEAVYGEQSCDPTVSSDEPSMSNQQDECGKTQHIYHQLNSTVEDEENEYSHQMASFREQNPSYNVYNDTFRKNTPRCQNMYDVVQTISDHVVHSSNEAPNSIGLYEFAEPLDTNVS; from the exons ATGGAGAAAACACGCGGTATCCATTGTATAG ATACAATTTTAGTGGTGGCTGCACTGACTCAATCTATATTTACATCCAGTGATTTATATTCTCTGTATTTTCACGA GGAATTCATGTTGAAAGATGTGATCTTATTTGTCAATAGTAATCGAAGCTGTGGATTTGTTTTACATGATCTCCCTTCCCTCATCCTTCAAG ATAATTCGATAGACTCTAAGGAGACCTGTGTGCTGTTTGCTATTTTTGAACATATGTCATTCAACGAGACAGTTTTGATTAATCATGTGACTTTCATTACCGAGGGAGTGAAATACAATGTTGACGTGAAGAGAAATGCTTGTTATGGCAATTACGTCTTGGAAAGAGTTAAACTTTTTCTCTCATGTCATCTCAAAACAG CATCTAATGGAAAAACATGTGTTGATGGAAGGGATTGTAATAGTGAAAACGAGTTATGCAACAGGCTTTTCgaggatgaaaataaaacaggGCTTTGTATGG cACGCCACGATCTCTTTGGATCCTGTGACACTGATATGCAGTGTAAACCAACCACAAAATGTAAACATATTGGAGGGAGAGGGGTCTGCTACTGCCCGGAAGGATCGGAAATCATAAATGGaacatgtttaaaag TTGGGATGTCTTTAAACGAATCATGTTCTAACGACCGTCAGTGCACTGGTACTGCAAACGCTGGTAGGTGTCAACAGAACAAACAGAGCCCAGGTGGTGTATGTTCTTGTGATCCAGGATTCCTTCAAGAGGATTGGAATTGTTTACGAg GTAATCAACGTCTTTTTCAATCTTGTGAATCACACAGACAATGTACAGGAACTTACGGGGCACGAGAATGTAAGGTCATCGCTGGTATACAAATGTGTCACTGTCCGGATAACCACATAGTCGTTCGAGACTTTTGTTTAAAAG TTGGGTTAACCATAGGGGAGTTGTGTATAACCGATAGAGATTGTACCAGTACACAAAATGGCGGAAGATGTGTCTACAACAACGCTACAAGGACTCAAACATGTAATTGCAATGAGGGATATCTAAGAAATGGATCATTTTGTTTAGCAG TTAACAAAACACTTTTTGAGACTTGTGAAATAGACAAGCAGTGTAATGGAACGTTGGGTCTGGAGATATGCAGGACAATTGGCGATCGGAAAATATGTGCATGTGGACCTGAGTACATTGAGGATAAAACGTCCCTTACATGTCAGAAAG TTGGAAAGCGGATATTCGAGTCGTGTATGGTGGATGACCAGTGCACTGGGACGATTGATGCTGACGTTTGTGGTTATCAGGAGAGCACATCAATTAGAATATGTGTATGCAGTGATGGATATGAGTGGGTGAATGAATCGTGTGTACCAA CTGGAAGAGAGTTACTAGAATCGTGTGTGTTTGATGTACAGTGTAATGGAACTAATGGTGCCACAATTTGTAAATCGTTTGGAAATAGGTCGTTATGCTTTTGTGATGAAGGTATGCTGGAATTCGATGGAAGGTGTATTGGAG CTGGCAGAAGCCTTGGTGATCCATGTGAAATGGACAGGCAGTGTATAGGAACACTGCACGCTGGTGTTTGTGGTGAGAAAAGTTGGTGTTCGTGTGACCAGGGGTTCATCGAAGACCATAGCGAGTGTGTAAAAG ATGGACGGGCTTGGG AAATAATGTATCAGTGTCTGCTTGTTGGGGCGGGCGGAGGTTTCTTTGGAATATCTTATGTCATCGTGATGCTTTTGGGTAGATTGAGAAGATATTTACTATCCAAAGCAGGGAG ACAAACTATACAGACCGTTCAGAACGCGACTGAGGCAGTGTATGGCGAACAATCCTGTGATCCCACCGTGTCCAGTGAT GAACCTTCAATGAGTAATCAACAAGATGAATGTGGAAAAACACAGCACATATATCATCAACTGAACAGCACTGTAGAAGACGAAGAAAATGAATATTCTCATCAAATGGCCTCCTTCAGGGAGCAGAACCCCTCTTACAACGTATACAACGACACATTTAGAAAAAATACGCCAAGGTGTCAGAACATGTATGACGTGGTGCAAACTATCTCTGACCACGTGGTGCACAGTTCTAATGAGGCTCCCAATTCCATTGGACTATATGAATTTGCCGAGCCTTTAGACACCAACGTGTCTTAA